Within Bactrocera oleae isolate idBacOlea1 chromosome 6, idBacOlea1, whole genome shotgun sequence, the genomic segment ataatttcgattttttaagccactttgaaatgtaaattttttcacaaaaaattaatttttttgcttggaAAGCCGCCATTtgctcaaaaatcaaaatttttataatgccTTCGATAcctacctgtattcatctatcaTAATACTAAATTCGATTGGTTTTTGGTTTCACATAATTGGACGCCGAAATAActtcctcaccgccagacacctttttccGGAGGTCCTTCTGGAAATCGGCTATAAGAACAAGcggatacaatatttttataaattaatcgTTGATTctaaaagtacattaaattctctctatattcattttgtttttaaagtcgTAAAATGCCGTTTCAAACAAAATACGTATTTTTTCAGTATTGCAAGTGGATTCAACCCCTTAAGGGGTTGCACCTCAAATCGGAGCATATTTAGGAGAAATGATTCCAGAGGATCTaacatataaaacatatttggatacatttttttatttaattgacatATTATTCCACTTTCAGAAAATATTATtggacataaaaaaaatttagtctcGTGCCCGTAGAAGGTCTTTGACTTTGTCATCTCCAAAAAAACATGGGTCCTATTGTTGTCACACTGCGGCCATTAGCATTGGCTGTAATCAAAAATGCGATATTTTTTCGTGATCATTTTTAACTAAGCTCTGTTTCTCCGAAGCCAATTTgtgcattttgaaaattttttaaaatatgcaattttttataacaaattaaattttgttaaatacgTTATTCTCGAAatgctttattcggagatttCGCTCTAATTCTAAAATGTTGTCACACTCTTTTTGACCTGCCACCAGCTTGTAACTGccatattaaataatttcagGGACTGGTAACAGATATTGGGTCATTCATCAATAGATAATTTATTGGTTAGTTCGTCAGTAACCCAGTCTAGAAAATTCAACTAACTGTTCACTCAATCGCATCTGTATAAAGGAAGGAACGCTCACCTCAGCAGCACTCCTCAAATGGaactagcaacaacaaaaggaaCATACAACAATTGTTACAAGTTCTCTAATACAACCagagaacatacatacatacctacatagaGAACAAGTACTCTGCTACAACTTTCAAAAGAAGTGTCCACTAAACCAAAATTCATATTAACACCACCTATCGGCGAATAGCTGCACTAAGCTAGGCCTGTCGTATTGAGCAGCACAAGTGCCACCAGGTTTATGATTATGACCACTAGATGTCGCTTAACACGTTTCCGCAGAAAATTTATCGATTACTAcacaattataaaaatttatatgtaaatggtgtatatatgtatatagcgattcgataataaaaatgttaataaaatgtgaTTATACTTCAACAATATATGCAAGCACAAAAAAACAGACTCAATATTGGTGTTGTCATAAGACTTCTTTATAGCATTTTCGTGTCTACGATATaacgtttttttatattaaatgcaaatgcaatctatatgtatatgtatttttgtgtacTTGCCATTTATCTTTCAAAGATGTATACAATAATAGTTACGATATTACGATTATGGCGAAATATTAGTTTTCCCAACAGGAATTTCTGTCAAAAGCATTTATTCTAATTGTAAACGAGACTTATGAGTATAAATACTTATCATGCTTTCAtgatataaattgttttcatACTAACTAATAATTATTAACTTATGCCCTGAAGAATTACTAGTACGTCTAAGTACTTTACTACTAcaaaatgcatttttaattcaataccGTGTAAATAAATGTCCACAATAAATTAGTTTCACTTTTATACATCCGTTTTGTCCTTTTGCCGCCAACTATATTGCTGCAACATAGAGCGCACCTCCTTCAGCTCATCAAGTAAGGCCGCAACATTCGCCCGCTCAATGTTTAGCACATGTGTGGTGTCCTCTGGCAGCCCATCAATTAGCTCCTGTGCgatttttaattcgaatttgACGCAACCAACCGTGTTATCGGGCTTTTCTGGCGTAGGTGGAATATAACGCACTGACGAGAGCTCATTAACTGTTTATTATAGTAGACAAAATAGCGAGAACGTAAGCGTATGAAAtgcaataatatataaattcttaaTAAGAGTAAAGTACTCACTTCTAAATGCTTTGTCCTGCAAGCGTTGACGTATTTGCGTCACATTGGCCGCCAAGACGCGACACATTGATGCAGCATGCTCCTTAGGTAAACCCAATTGTTGAATCTCTTCGCTGAATACCGCCTCACTAACAGCATGACGGGAAGCATTGATGAGCAAGTAATGTATGCAAGCAACAGCAGATTTGCCATCGTTCGCCAAATCAGCTGTTATGGCTTTAATAGCATTCTCCTGGGTATGCAGAATATGAGAGAAATAGAATATGAGTAGTATGGTTTATGTATAGAGTAGAAATGTTTAAACCTACCTCGAACTGTTCGCCGACAATTCTCTTGGCCACCAAACTAGCTAAAGTCTCTAAATTCTTAGCGTTCAGCATGGATAGTGTGGATATAATCTCCGCCAACACCCAGTCGGGACAGTCGCCATCACCACAGAAGCGGAATTTCTGCAATAGCAATTGAAAGTGATTAAATGAGTTAACTTTGATTACATTCGGCGCAATTAAATAACGACAAAGCAAGTCAATGAGTTGAAAGAATTAACACGAAGAGACGGCATTAAACTGCATGGCGAAAATTGGTTTACGCACcattttcaacaatattttcttgtaaactcaCACTAAGAACTTCTGTACAAAATGTGCTATTTCAATGGGTCCCCATTTGACTTCAAGCCTGCCTCCTTCCCAAGAAGTGcgctaattaaatatatattctaagcactcTTTATATGCGTcccaaaggcaagtaaatatatttgtatatatttgtatatatatatatatgcgcatGTTTATTTGAGTTTTCATCTTCACAGTGCAAGTGTTGTTTGTTAGCTAACTCGTAGAGaagcaattaataaaatttcccTATACTTGACTGTCAGCATAAACGTAGAATTTATGACACTTGTTGCTTGCGATAATTTGTCGGAGAAAAGTGCATAGACATCAGACAAACGCCTAACACCCACCCGAAGTACAAACTGTCTCTGCAGCGGATAGCTTATTATACATGTTTGTTGTCGACACCCCTTTCACTCAAACACTCACTGGAGCATGCGTTAACGCCAAAAAGCACACTACAATTATTTGTATATCATTTTGAAATGCATAAAGTGTAACGGTTTAGAAAAAACACGCCCTCACTCCACTTCTTTATAATGTGCTAATCGTTGGCATTTACCGTTTTGTTAGCTGTAATTATTTAACTGTATGCCTTTCTTGTTAACGTAAATATGTgtttaaatgcaaataacacatacacataaatacataaatatttgcctCCAGTATGCCTGCGAGTTGGTTGTATTCTTAGATCCCGTTCATAATTTTTGCTATAAATATGCGTGTAGGTTTTCAATTCTTCACAGTTTGTGCTCGGTAAAACGCGGAATaacttcatttaaaattatataccaGTGGAAATAATACGGCACTTGCCCTACCGATAGCCTAATTGGTTGATAGGCCTCTTATTGTGTACGGAAGTTGCAACAAATCTTTTGATACTCAATTAATAGCGTTAAAGGTaacttaaatatttgaaagttcAATGTTTTACTGAATGTTAACGCTGAAATGCAAACATGCTTTGAAAATGTGTGATTATAACAGTGTGATTGCACATCGCACGCCTGCCATTagtgattttcaaaataatttttgttgcagGCTTTTTTGTCAACTACTTCCTTCAACATGTACATCATCCATACAATATTTTCTATTACTTTGCTGATTTTCTTTTGccaaaatgtatatgtattggcACAGCCGGTCGGTGATGAGCTTAGTACATGTGAAGATCAGCTTACAAAATATCGTCGCTTTTTACTACAAGCCATTTTAAGCTTTGAAGATGTCTGTGACGCTTACGACTCACATCCACTTAACCCGCTTGAAGCTTTATATAGACAGGAACAAGACACCGTTAGTGCGCCACTTTTCCGAACACTACAAACGGGTAGCACAGCCAGCCAACAACGTAGTGAGATTTGGGCTTTTTTCAAACTATTGATGGCACAATTTAACGACATGGATTTTGTCAACATCATTAAGGAAGCTGTTATTGATCGTTGCCGTATGAAATCCCAGCAGCAGCATGATGAAAAACGCAACTCCGTCGTATTGGGTAAAAAGCAGAGATTCCATTCGTGGGGTGGTAAACGTGCACAACTATCGGCTGACGAAAGAAGCATGGACATGTTGTAAGTGCTATGAGCTGGTTAACTGTCTATAAAATCTTCACTATTCTTCACGGGCTGGATACTttcgtttattgtatataactaTCAAATGttttaacacaaacaaaaaaccatATAATTTTACAACTATTCTATGCTGTCTGCAACTACATTAAAGTACAAAAAGTAATACgtgtgttatttatttaatactgtAGAAAAAAACTCaccatttttgcaaaatatttaggcAGAAATTGCTTTTGGCGGTGCTAAAAGATTTTTGACAACAAATAGGCTATAAACAGagtaatatacgttctctgctacaaAACAGAAAACAGCTGTTCTTGTGTTGCCAACGCTTGTGCAATTATACGTTCTCTGTATCTACGGTTAATGTGACCCGCGTTGCCAGCTAATGTGTAGAGGCTGTCATTAATTTTTCCGCCGGAAAGCCTATAATTTACGCGAAGTtttgtttctaaaaaaatttagtgaatttacaatttaattttttattattttaaggttAATGTGtagattttaaagttaatttagGGAGTATATCAAAAAATGTGCTGAGAATTTGTTTTTACGCAAAATACGTAGAATGATGGAAAGTCATAGGTGCAGAAGCAGCGTTCGCCTGTGTTTTCTATTAttgtatgcaaaaaattttaattttcataaaattacaacaaaaaagtaaggTTTGATTTAATAGTTAGATCTAACGTACAACAAATCCATCTTACGGACCAGTTATATAGAATATCGAAGAAATGGCTCTACTGAAAAAAACTGATGAGACCTCTGGGTAAGTGGGTACGTGCAATACTTCGCCTTTTTGTGTGTATTAAGGTTAATTGTATACAAATAGTTGCGTG encodes:
- the LOC106620115 gene encoding COMM domain-containing protein 4, giving the protein MKFRFCGDGDCPDWVLAEIISTLSMLNAKNLETLASLVAKRIVGEQFEENAIKAITADLANDGKSAVACIHYLLINASRHAVSEAVFSEEIQQLGLPKEHAASMCRVLAANVTQIRQRLQDKAFRINELSSVRYIPPTPEKPDNTVGCVKFELKIAQELIDGLPEDTTHVLNIERANVAALLDELKEVRSMLQQYSWRQKDKTDV
- the Lk gene encoding leucokinin; translation: MYIIHTIFSITLLIFFCQNVYVLAQPVGDELSTCEDQLTKYRRFLLQAILSFEDVCDAYDSHPLNPLEALYRQEQDTVSAPLFRTLQTGSTASQQRSEIWAFFKLLMAQFNDMDFVNIIKEAVIDRCRMKSQQQHDEKRNSVVLGKKQRFHSWGGKRAQLSADERSMDML